ATCTTCAACTATATCTTGTGGAACTCCACCAATTTCATAAAGTGATTGAATTAATGGAATCTCAGAAAATTTATTAAAATCAATTTCAACTTCACCGTATGGTAAGTTAGTTGGTAAATCTAAGTTTTCAAATAAATATTCAAAATACTCTTTTGTAAGGGCAATTAAATCTTTATATGTTTTATAAGCCCAATAAAACTCAATAGAAGTAAATTCAGGATTGTGTGTAGCATCCATTCCTTCATTTCTAAAGTTTCTATTTATTTCAAATACAGCTTCAAATCCACCTACAATTAATCTTTTTAAATATAACTCAGGTGCAATTCTTAAAAATCTATCAACACCTAAGGCATTGTGATGAGTAGTAAATGGTTTAGCATTTGCTCCTCCTGCAATTGGATGCATCATTGGTGTTTCAACTTCTAAAAATCCTTTTGACTCAAAGAATCTTCTTGTAAGACTAATAACTTTACTTCTTACATGAAAAGTTTTTCTTACTTCACTATTCATAATCAAATCTAAATATCTTTGTCTATATCTTAGCTCTTTGTCTTGAATACCATGGTATTTTTCAGGTAGTGGAGAAATTGCTTTTGTAAGTATTTGAACACTATCCACATGTAGAGATAACTCACCTTGACCTGTTACAAATGGGAATCCCCCAACTTCAATGATATCTCCAACTTCAATGTTTTTTTTAAACACGTTATTATAAAAACCTTCTGGTAAATTGTCCCTTGCAAGATAAAGTTGCAACATTCCACTTTCGTCTTCAATTTTTAGAAAAGATGCTTTTCCCATAAGTCTAAAAAATTTAATTCTACCACTAACTATATAGTGTCTTTTTTCATCTCTTTTATCTTCTTTTTGAAAAATATCGCTGTTTACATTTAAGTATTTTGCAATAGTTGTATTTCTTTTTGATTCATTAGCATAAGGATTTACACCAAGTTCTCTTAAGTTATTTGCTTTTTCAATTCTTTGTTGTATGTATGTATTTTCAAACAATATATAAGTCCTTTATTTCTCTTCTTTTGCTGGTTTGGTAAGAGTGTCTTTTATTATCTCTGTTCCAGTCTCTTTTACTTTTTGTACTGCATCACTTGTTGATTGAATAATTTTATCACCTAAAGTCTCTTTTTTAGGAGTTGTTTCAGGTTGTTTTTCTTCTTTTTTTGTTTCATCAACAGTTGTTTCACTTTTATTCTCTTTATTTGTCTCAACTGCAGTTTCTTCTTTTGTCACTTCTTGTGAATTTGGTAAAAACTTAGAAGTGTCAAGTTTAACTATAAATCCACCTGTTTCCACTAAAACTGGGAAAACTATTGAATTAGCAAGTTTTTTATCTAATGATGCTTTAAATGATTGAATTTGATATAAAGCATAAAAAATCACTGAAATAATTAAAAATATTTTAGCTGTACCAAAAACAAATCCGAACAATCTATTTAGTGCACCCAATCCGCTCATCTCACTCATTTTACTCAATATTGAACCTGCAATATAAACTAAAATCCAAAATCCAATTAAAGTAACAACAAATCCGATTAATGATAATGTAGCATTACTATCAATTCCAATTAGTGGCTTGATAAGGTTTCCAACTGTTTCTGATAACCTTGAAGCTATAAAAATACCTCCAATAATACCCACAAGTCCGAAAACTTCTTTTATAAAACCTTTAAAAAGACCTTTAAGTCCTAAAACTACAGAAATCCCAACAATAATCATGTCAAAAGTAGAAAACTCTTGCATTTGGTTCCTTTTATATAATATTTGGCAATTATATCGAAAATAGTTAAAAGAAAAGTTAATGGTTTATTTGTTGAAATTTATAATAAAATTTGCACCAAAATATTCTTTTTCTTTGTAAGTAAAAGCTTTATTTTCTACATCTAATTTAAAGGGCATGTTTTTTTCTAAAATAATTTTTGCCATGTATAATCCAATACCTCTTCCCTGGCTTTTATGTTTGGTTGTAAAGTAAGGTTCAAAGATATGCTCCATAATATCTTTATTTATGCCATTTGCGTTATCTTTTATTGATAAACTGTTTTCAAAAGTTGTAATAAAAATATATCTTTGGTCTTTTTTGTTTTCGATTAAAGCTTCAATAGCATTATTTATTATATTTAAAACAGCTCGTTGGAACTGTTTTTTTGTGGCAAATATTTTTATTTTTTCAACAATATTACTTACGATTTTTATATGTTCGTCTTCTAATT
This portion of the Arcobacter nitrofigilis DSM 7299 genome encodes:
- the lysS gene encoding lysine--tRNA ligase, with the protein product MFENTYIQQRIEKANNLRELGVNPYANESKRNTTIAKYLNVNSDIFQKEDKRDEKRHYIVSGRIKFFRLMGKASFLKIEDESGMLQLYLARDNLPEGFYNNVFKKNIEVGDIIEVGGFPFVTGQGELSLHVDSVQILTKAISPLPEKYHGIQDKELRYRQRYLDLIMNSEVRKTFHVRSKVISLTRRFFESKGFLEVETPMMHPIAGGANAKPFTTHHNALGVDRFLRIAPELYLKRLIVGGFEAVFEINRNFRNEGMDATHNPEFTSIEFYWAYKTYKDLIALTKEYFEYLFENLDLPTNLPYGEVEIDFNKFSEIPLIQSLYEIGGVPQDIVEDKDKIIAFMKEKNLEVNESMNIGQLQGELFDEYVEEKLINPTFITEYPVEISPLARRNDEKTHLTDRFELFIAGKEIANAFSELNDPLDQLGRFEAQMAAKDSGDDEAHEMDEDFVNALSYGMAPTAGQGIGIDRLVMMLTNQHSIRDVLLFPAMKPAKQEIDIYANEE
- a CDS encoding CvpA family protein translates to MQEFSTFDMIIVGISVVLGLKGLFKGFIKEVFGLVGIIGGIFIASRLSETVGNLIKPLIGIDSNATLSLIGFVVTLIGFWILVYIAGSILSKMSEMSGLGALNRLFGFVFGTAKIFLIISVIFYALYQIQSFKASLDKKLANSIVFPVLVETGGFIVKLDTSKFLPNSQEVTKEETAVETNKENKSETTVDETKKEEKQPETTPKKETLGDKIIQSTSDAVQKVKETGTEIIKDTLTKPAKEEK